One window of the Streptomyces sp. TS71-3 genome contains the following:
- a CDS encoding alpha/beta fold hydrolase, with translation MVAARTKEESMHPTTPVVLVHGFWHGSWCWSLVSEELASRGVASVAVDLDGHGLKSCSPRSRWQRPFDSAAFSEEPSPVAGITASSAATSLVEQVRRIGGGRPCLVVAHSAGGTVATAAAEQAPELFAELMYVAAFAPVGGKSQAEYTFLPENAGEMVVGGLSADPLSVGALRYDAGDGDRRAAIREAFYNDVDDATAEAAISLLTADAPARVGFEQIRVTAERFGAVPHSYVVCSRDNAIRPALQRLMIRDVDAVSGEPTEVVEIDSSHSPFLSQPGVLAEVIEAAHAGVHRSEGSRVAGV, from the coding sequence ATGGTCGCTGCGAGAACGAAAGAGGAGAGCATGCACCCCACGACCCCCGTTGTCCTTGTGCACGGTTTCTGGCACGGAAGCTGGTGCTGGAGCCTGGTGAGCGAGGAACTCGCCAGCCGTGGTGTCGCGTCGGTTGCCGTGGATCTTGACGGGCATGGGTTGAAGAGTTGTTCGCCGCGGTCCCGGTGGCAGCGGCCGTTCGACTCCGCTGCGTTCTCCGAGGAGCCGTCGCCGGTGGCCGGGATCACGGCGTCCTCCGCCGCCACGAGCCTGGTCGAGCAGGTGCGGCGGATCGGGGGTGGGCGGCCGTGTCTGGTGGTGGCCCACAGTGCGGGCGGCACCGTGGCGACTGCCGCTGCCGAGCAGGCGCCGGAGTTGTTCGCCGAGCTCATGTACGTGGCGGCGTTCGCTCCGGTCGGGGGGAAGTCGCAGGCGGAGTACACCTTTCTGCCGGAGAACGCGGGAGAGATGGTGGTAGGTGGGCTCTCGGCGGATCCTCTGTCGGTTGGTGCGCTGCGGTACGACGCGGGGGACGGTGATCGTCGGGCTGCTATTCGGGAGGCGTTCTACAACGACGTGGATGACGCGACCGCTGAGGCTGCTATCTCCCTGCTGACCGCAGATGCGCCTGCTCGTGTCGGCTTCGAGCAGATCAGGGTGACCGCCGAGCGGTTCGGGGCGGTCCCGCACAGCTATGTCGTCTGCTCCAGGGACAACGCGATACGGCCTGCGTTGCAGCGCCTCATGATCCGGGACGTCGACGCGGTTTCCGGTGAGCCGACGGAGGTCGTGGAGATCGACTCGTCGCACTCGCCGTTCCTGTCGCAGCCGGGCGTGCTCGCGGAGGTCATTGAGGCGGCACACGCTGGGGTGCATCGGTCTGAAGGGTCGCGGGTGGCGGGGGTCTGA
- a CDS encoding GTP-binding protein, with protein sequence MTAGWEDTRAAAQGTPGPPGTPGTPRAAAAGPPRAAAPGLPRAAAQGPRPPEPFTFAALSGFLGAGKTTTLTALARLLQARGHRVAVITNDQGEDLVDTAVARASAADVAEVTGGCFCCRFEDLTAVTTEAVARGADVVLAEAVGSCTDLQATVVRPLLRAYGPRIRLAPLVAVVDPARFTGLAATMDPDLAYLFDRQLAEADLIAVNKSDATPAATMAAVREALAALHPDTPVHTFSALTGTGLDTLAGPLTGAGAPVDRSVLPGRRGDLDIDYDRYAAAEALLAWLNHTVEVTGTPAFSSARWSEVLLTALSERDWLIGHAKVHLEDAAGRFTRASLTARGGRPAVAADGGAMSRARARINARVACAPEQLDAAVRAAVRAADTATGATSTSAAAPASFRPGYPRPTHRVPGQAARS encoded by the coding sequence TTGACCGCCGGATGGGAGGATACGAGGGCCGCCGCACAGGGGACCCCAGGGCCCCCAGGGACCCCAGGGACCCCAAGGGCCGCCGCAGCAGGGCCCCCGAGGGCCGCCGCACCGGGGCTCCCGAGGGCCGCCGCGCAAGGCCCCCGCCCCCCGGAACCCTTCACGTTCGCCGCGCTCAGCGGCTTCCTCGGCGCCGGGAAGACCACCACCCTCACCGCGCTCGCCCGGCTGCTCCAGGCCCGCGGCCACCGGGTCGCCGTGATCACCAACGACCAGGGCGAGGACCTGGTCGACACGGCCGTCGCGCGGGCGTCCGCGGCCGACGTCGCCGAGGTCACCGGCGGCTGCTTCTGCTGCCGTTTCGAGGATCTCACCGCCGTCACCACCGAGGCGGTGGCGCGCGGCGCCGACGTCGTGCTCGCCGAGGCGGTCGGCAGCTGCACCGACCTCCAGGCCACCGTCGTACGCCCGCTGCTGCGCGCGTACGGGCCCCGGATCCGCCTCGCGCCGCTGGTGGCCGTCGTCGACCCGGCCCGCTTCACCGGGCTCGCCGCCACGATGGACCCGGACCTCGCCTACCTCTTCGACCGCCAGCTCGCGGAGGCCGACCTGATCGCCGTCAACAAGTCCGACGCCACCCCGGCCGCGACCATGGCGGCCGTGCGCGAGGCGCTGGCCGCCCTGCACCCGGACACCCCCGTGCACACCTTCTCGGCCCTGACCGGCACCGGACTCGACACCCTCGCCGGCCCGCTCACCGGTGCCGGGGCCCCCGTCGACCGCTCCGTACTGCCCGGCCGCCGCGGCGACCTGGACATCGACTACGACCGGTACGCCGCCGCCGAAGCTCTGCTCGCCTGGCTCAACCACACGGTCGAGGTGACCGGCACGCCCGCGTTCTCCTCCGCGCGCTGGTCCGAGGTGCTGCTCACGGCGCTGTCCGAACGGGACTGGCTGATCGGCCACGCCAAGGTGCACCTGGAGGACGCGGCGGGCCGGTTCACCCGGGCGAGCCTGACCGCCCGCGGCGGGCGTCCCGCCGTCGCCGCGGACGGTGGTGCCATGAGCCGGGCGCGTGCCCGTATCAACGCCCGGGTGGCCTGCGCCCCCGAGCAGCTCGACGCGGCCGTGCGCGCCGCGGTCCGGGCCGCCGACACCGCCACCGGCGCCACGTCCACGTCCGCCGCCGCACCCGCGTCCTTCCGCCCCGGCTACCCCCGCCCGACGCACCGGGTGCCGGGCCAGGCGGCCCGGTCGTGA
- the tgmC gene encoding ATP-grasp peptide maturase system methyltransferase: MTESSSFRRSLAEELAGQGRLTDAAWWTAFEAVPRELFLDGAVFRPRGTRWEPVRREQLGDEEWLRMVYANTTWVTQVDGLSAASAQGPTTGRPTSSSTLPSLVLRMLELAEIREGDKVLEIGTGTGYSTAIMCRRLGEESVYSIEYDEALAAAASRHLRAAAVNPHLIVGDGMRGHQPGADYDAIVATCAVRTIPPSWLWQLRDGGSITTTISGWMLASGLIRLDVDEEGTARGRFTGDKVSYMLARSHERPPRPVFYPHAGDTRPSLVSPELLDDWTAHFVAQLAAPSAELAHLENGVVLVDAATGSQAWTEPDGDGWTVHQDGPLRLWDQVEEALAVWQGAGSPDQTAFGMTVTEWDQKVWLGEPDGACWRLPT; encoded by the coding sequence ATGACCGAGAGCAGCTCCTTCCGTCGGAGCCTGGCCGAAGAGCTTGCCGGGCAAGGCCGGCTGACCGATGCGGCCTGGTGGACGGCGTTCGAGGCCGTGCCGCGTGAGCTCTTCCTCGACGGCGCGGTGTTCCGTCCCCGTGGCACTCGGTGGGAGCCCGTACGCCGCGAGCAGCTCGGCGACGAGGAATGGCTCCGGATGGTGTACGCGAACACCACGTGGGTGACTCAGGTCGATGGCCTCAGCGCCGCGTCCGCCCAGGGTCCGACGACCGGGCGCCCCACTTCTTCGAGCACTCTGCCGTCGCTCGTCCTGCGGATGCTCGAACTCGCCGAGATCCGCGAGGGAGACAAGGTACTGGAGATCGGAACGGGCACCGGGTACTCCACCGCGATCATGTGCCGCCGGCTCGGCGAGGAGTCCGTGTATTCCATCGAGTACGACGAAGCGCTCGCTGCGGCGGCCTCGCGGCATCTGCGGGCTGCCGCCGTGAATCCGCATCTCATCGTGGGTGATGGCATGCGCGGACACCAGCCCGGTGCCGACTATGACGCGATCGTCGCCACGTGCGCCGTGCGCACCATCCCGCCGTCGTGGCTGTGGCAGCTACGGGACGGGGGGAGCATCACGACCACCATCAGCGGTTGGATGCTCGCCTCGGGTCTGATCCGGCTCGATGTGGATGAGGAGGGGACGGCCCGCGGACGTTTCACCGGTGACAAGGTGTCCTACATGCTGGCCCGCTCGCACGAACGGCCGCCCCGTCCCGTCTTCTATCCGCACGCCGGTGATACCCGGCCCAGCCTGGTGAGCCCTGAGCTGCTGGATGACTGGACAGCCCACTTCGTGGCGCAACTCGCGGCCCCGTCCGCGGAGTTGGCTCATCTGGAGAACGGCGTCGTCCTGGTCGACGCGGCGACCGGCTCGCAGGCGTGGACCGAGCCCGACGGGGACGGCTGGACCGTTCACCAGGACGGGCCCCTGCGGCTGTGGGACCAGGTCGAGGAAGCGCTTGCGGTATGGCAAGGGGCCGGTTCACCCGACCAGACGGCATTTGGAATGACCGTCACCGAGTGGGACCAGAAGGTGTGGCTCGGTGAGCCAGACGGTGCTTGCTGGCGGCTGCCGACCTGA
- a CDS encoding putative ATP-grasp-modified RiPP, protein MRPFPVTAVLPATSVVLDPESQTGRWVGPDDSSVPTLDRHKRSETSKETRTKTSLDGNPDQGGDQEGDTD, encoded by the coding sequence ATGAGACCGTTCCCCGTGACGGCCGTGCTGCCTGCCACCTCGGTCGTGCTCGATCCGGAGAGCCAGACCGGTCGATGGGTCGGACCGGATGACTCCAGCGTGCCGACGCTGGATCGGCACAAGCGTTCCGAGACGTCCAAGGAGACGAGGACCAAGACCTCCCTGGACGGCAACCCGGATCAGGGTGGCGACCAGGAGGGTGACACGGATTGA
- the tgmB gene encoding ATP-grasp ribosomal peptide maturase: protein MTTPAPVLVVTRLDDATADVVIEELGRRGVPVVRLDPAEFPGSVTVAACVNGSGLTGEVRTATRVAALDRVRSVYWRRPGPYTAPPGLQDQDARWCVDQSRYGLGGVLTTLPGAHYVNHPWRNRAAEYKPAQLSMAARCGLRVPPTLLTNDVAQARRFIREHGPAVYKPLYNTEYANPRGHGLTIWVEDVAAEDLDDGVGHTMHLFQQRVDKVADIRLTAVGELLFAVRIDGSPGLDWRRHYDDLAYRLVDTPPDVARGVQGYLTEFGLTCGAFDFGLDATGAWHWYECNPNGQFAWFPDSITRQITAAIADRLQDTVRDRR, encoded by the coding sequence TTGACCACGCCGGCGCCGGTGCTCGTCGTCACCCGGCTGGACGATGCGACCGCTGACGTCGTCATCGAGGAGCTGGGCAGGCGTGGGGTGCCGGTCGTCCGGCTCGACCCGGCCGAATTTCCGGGCTCCGTCACCGTGGCCGCGTGTGTGAATGGCAGCGGGCTTACCGGGGAGGTGCGGACGGCGACCCGAGTGGCAGCACTCGACCGTGTGCGGTCGGTCTACTGGCGTCGGCCGGGACCCTACACCGCCCCTCCGGGGCTTCAGGACCAGGATGCACGCTGGTGCGTTGACCAATCGCGGTACGGGCTGGGTGGTGTTCTGACGACGCTCCCGGGAGCGCACTACGTCAACCATCCGTGGCGCAACCGGGCGGCTGAATACAAGCCGGCCCAGCTTTCCATGGCTGCGCGGTGCGGCTTGCGTGTTCCGCCCACTCTCCTGACGAACGACGTCGCACAGGCACGGCGATTCATCCGCGAGCACGGTCCAGCGGTCTACAAGCCGTTGTACAACACCGAGTACGCGAACCCACGGGGGCACGGCCTGACCATCTGGGTCGAAGACGTCGCGGCGGAGGATCTCGACGACGGGGTGGGCCACACGATGCACCTGTTCCAGCAGCGCGTCGACAAGGTTGCGGACATCCGGCTCACCGCCGTGGGTGAATTGCTCTTCGCCGTGCGGATCGACGGTTCTCCGGGCCTGGACTGGCGCCGGCACTACGACGACCTCGCCTACCGCCTCGTCGATACCCCTCCTGACGTGGCGAGGGGCGTCCAGGGCTATCTGACGGAGTTCGGGCTGACCTGCGGTGCCTTCGACTTCGGGCTCGACGCCACCGGAGCGTGGCATTGGTACGAGTGCAACCCGAATGGACAGTTCGCGTGGTTTCCTGACTCCATCACACGTCAGATCACCGCAGCCATCGCCGACCGACTCCAGGACACCGTCAGGGACCGCCGATGA
- a CDS encoding alpha/beta hydrolase — protein sequence MKTRLTLVVASALLLVSALPAAGAQASSSAPAHPPAAAPQQAGQVAVTAYDLGDTAFTDPQTGTVSEVRAVVHYPRRLTGRLPLIVMAHGSWFGCDSESATTWPCPAGSHPFPSYRGYDYLGSALAARGFVVASISADGINQTSFDYGDRARLVNEHLRLWQELASKGGGPLAGRFTDPATGAPVAPAFAGHVDMARVGTLGHSRGGKGVMWQASDKHRGEWPDGVRVRAVLGLAPVKFDVPEGDHSDTLITSLPFAVVTGGCDGAVREAGQEYLDDVAGQNTATDYSVSLRDANHNYFNTTWTPPFPLSEDDSTCPAQELAPAVQQDALVAYATAFYRYELYGDRAGLPLLTGGRPLPGATSTARVVPPGAK from the coding sequence ATGAAGACTCGACTCACCCTCGTGGTGGCCTCCGCCCTGTTACTCGTCTCCGCACTGCCGGCCGCCGGGGCGCAGGCGTCGTCGTCCGCGCCGGCGCATCCGCCCGCCGCGGCCCCCCAGCAGGCCGGTCAGGTCGCGGTGACGGCCTACGACCTCGGCGACACGGCGTTCACCGACCCGCAGACGGGCACGGTCAGCGAGGTGCGCGCCGTGGTGCACTACCCGCGCCGGCTCACCGGCCGGCTCCCGCTGATCGTCATGGCGCACGGGTCCTGGTTCGGCTGCGACTCCGAGTCCGCCACCACCTGGCCGTGCCCGGCCGGCTCGCACCCGTTCCCCAGCTACCGCGGCTACGACTACCTGGGCTCCGCGCTGGCCGCCCGCGGTTTCGTGGTGGCGTCGATCAGCGCGGACGGCATCAACCAGACCTCGTTCGACTACGGCGACCGGGCACGGCTCGTCAACGAGCACCTGCGGCTGTGGCAGGAGCTGGCGTCCAAGGGCGGCGGGCCGCTCGCGGGACGGTTCACGGATCCGGCCACCGGGGCGCCCGTCGCGCCGGCGTTCGCCGGGCACGTCGACATGGCGCGGGTGGGCACGCTGGGGCACTCCCGCGGCGGCAAGGGCGTCATGTGGCAGGCGTCGGACAAGCACCGCGGCGAGTGGCCGGACGGGGTGCGGGTGCGGGCGGTGCTGGGGCTGGCGCCGGTCAAGTTCGACGTCCCGGAGGGCGACCACAGCGACACGCTCATCACGTCGCTGCCGTTCGCGGTGGTGACCGGGGGCTGCGACGGAGCGGTGCGCGAGGCGGGCCAGGAGTACCTGGACGACGTCGCCGGCCAGAACACCGCCACCGACTACTCGGTCTCGCTGCGCGACGCCAACCACAACTACTTCAACACCACGTGGACGCCGCCGTTCCCGCTGTCCGAGGACGACAGCACCTGCCCCGCCCAGGAGCTGGCCCCGGCCGTGCAGCAGGACGCGCTCGTCGCCTACGCCACCGCGTTCTACCGCTACGAGCTGTACGGCGACCGGGCCGGGCTGCCGCTGCTCACGGGCGGGCGCCCGCTGCCGGGCGCCACGTCCACGGCGCGCGTGGTGCCGCCGGGGGCGAAGTGA
- a CDS encoding GH116 family glycosyl-hydrolase — MAVRTTERVTRTCCEGTSCGCTPGTPGAPGTPGAPGAAPGTPVPLARRAFLALGAAAAVTLGLPPRNAVAVPADKGLSKGRLAAYAARGAATRYGSAAAQANIGMPVGGAGAGQVYLSGDGRLWLWEVFNPDSFPNGGADWQGVHYANPLPLTTPLRTGFALRWSGGRRSAGPGAAGMGDPGTGSAGTRTLDGDGFRDVTFTGQYPIGTTEFADPAVPVAVRLDAYSPFVPTAADDSSLPATVFEYTLRNTSDRTLDVQLLGLAENPVCLRSRREQPTVLGARRFDAAGGGTGIQHTARAGDPKQDPRPEIVFEDWERTDYTGWTVSGTAFGPGPVTEAECPDYFRRDGALGITGTRFVTSHNFRTGDSTQADNQQGTLTSRPFTIERDYVVVNVGGGAQPGRACVNLVVDGEAVASFTGRNAETLTEHTWDVRAHAGKQATVEIVDRMAGGWGHINCDRIRFTDTPGGKPLDQLTDAGTFALTAFHPAATARPSLAAWDTPADWFDAADGPAEADAMTRGLAGSVTVPVRLAPGESETVRYALTWHFDLVNRGLFAQLDGAATLRRHYGTRFADARAVAALLGTRGDELSAATREFVRTWYTDSTLPHWFLERTLAPASTLATSTVHRFDNGRFYAFEGLYCCDGTCTHVWNYAQSVARLFPELERDTRERVDFGVGFHADTGAVDYRGEYGRAVAHDGQCGTILRACREHQMAPDDAFLTRVWPRVKKATEFLIGEDGAGGAGNGDGNGAENGNGDGNGAAGGTDAAADGILEGRQYNTLDSAWYGEIPWISGLYVAALHAAALMADDMGDDSFATRCRTLAASGTAQLGDKLWNERYGYFEQHVDPAHADAINVGRGCHLDQMFGQTYAFQLGLPRVFPEAKARTALAGMFRNNFLPDAQAYKETSGIQGGRVYSTAGEAGTLLCTWPFGGADTAPGSGDPTFIGYFNEVWTGVEYQFAAQLMAEGMVDEALAVTRAVHDRYGAGKRNPYNEIECSDHYARAMMSHAVYLAATGYEYHGPRGHLGFAPKLAPDDFAAAFTAAEGWGLYRQRRTAAHGATSEIEVRYGRLRLASFATELRGGGTASGGGTASGGGTGGGSAGGGDARPPRTSVERITRAGRPVSLPGHRTTVTGTRALVTLSAPVTLERGDRLVVTFR; from the coding sequence ATGGCCGTCCGCACCACGGAAAGGGTCACCCGCACCTGCTGCGAGGGAACGTCCTGCGGCTGCACTCCCGGTACTCCCGGCGCTCCCGGTACTCCCGGCGCGCCCGGCGCCGCCCCCGGCACCCCCGTGCCCCTGGCCCGCCGCGCCTTCCTGGCGCTGGGCGCCGCCGCGGCCGTCACCCTCGGCCTGCCCCCGCGGAACGCGGTCGCCGTCCCCGCCGACAAGGGCCTCTCCAAGGGCCGGCTCGCCGCGTACGCGGCGCGAGGTGCCGCCACCCGCTACGGCAGCGCCGCCGCGCAGGCGAACATCGGGATGCCGGTCGGCGGCGCGGGCGCCGGGCAGGTCTACCTGTCCGGGGACGGCCGGCTCTGGCTCTGGGAGGTGTTCAACCCGGACAGCTTCCCCAACGGCGGCGCCGACTGGCAGGGCGTGCACTACGCGAACCCCCTGCCGCTGACCACGCCGCTGCGCACCGGGTTCGCGCTGCGCTGGAGCGGCGGAAGGAGAAGCGCGGGACCGGGAGCCGCCGGAATGGGAGACCCCGGCACGGGAAGCGCCGGAACCCGCACCCTGGACGGCGACGGCTTCAGAGACGTCACCTTCACCGGCCAGTACCCCATCGGCACGACCGAGTTCGCGGACCCCGCCGTCCCCGTCGCCGTCCGCCTCGACGCCTACTCCCCGTTCGTCCCCACCGCGGCCGACGACTCCTCCCTCCCGGCCACCGTCTTCGAGTACACCCTGCGCAACACCTCCGACCGCACCCTCGACGTCCAACTCCTCGGCCTCGCCGAGAACCCGGTGTGCCTGCGCAGCCGCAGGGAGCAGCCCACCGTGCTCGGCGCGCGGCGGTTCGACGCGGCCGGGGGCGGCACCGGCATCCAGCACACCGCCCGTGCGGGCGACCCGAAACAGGACCCCCGCCCAGAAATCGTTTTCGAGGACTGGGAGCGCACCGACTACACCGGCTGGACGGTCTCCGGCACCGCCTTCGGGCCGGGCCCGGTCACCGAGGCCGAGTGCCCCGACTACTTCCGGCGCGACGGCGCCCTCGGGATCACCGGCACCCGCTTCGTCACGTCGCACAACTTCCGTACCGGCGACAGCACGCAGGCAGACAACCAGCAGGGCACCCTGACCAGCCGCCCGTTCACGATCGAGCGCGACTACGTCGTCGTCAACGTGGGCGGCGGCGCGCAGCCGGGCCGGGCCTGCGTCAACCTCGTCGTGGACGGCGAGGCCGTCGCCTCGTTCACCGGGCGGAACGCCGAGACGCTCACCGAGCACACCTGGGACGTGCGCGCGCACGCGGGCAAGCAGGCCACGGTCGAGATCGTCGACCGGATGGCCGGCGGCTGGGGGCACATCAACTGCGACCGCATCCGGTTCACCGACACACCCGGTGGCAAACCGCTCGACCAGCTCACCGACGCCGGCACGTTCGCGCTCACCGCGTTCCACCCGGCGGCCACCGCCCGCCCCTCGCTGGCCGCCTGGGACACGCCCGCCGACTGGTTCGACGCCGCGGACGGACCCGCCGAGGCCGACGCCATGACGCGCGGCCTGGCCGGGTCGGTCACCGTGCCCGTGCGGCTCGCGCCGGGCGAGTCCGAGACCGTGCGGTACGCGCTGACCTGGCACTTCGACCTGGTGAACCGCGGCCTCTTCGCGCAGCTCGACGGCGCGGCCACGCTCCGCAGGCACTACGGCACCCGGTTCGCCGACGCCCGCGCGGTCGCCGCGCTGCTCGGCACCCGCGGCGACGAACTGTCCGCGGCGACCCGCGAGTTCGTCCGCACCTGGTACACCGACTCCACGCTGCCGCACTGGTTCCTGGAACGCACCCTGGCGCCCGCCTCCACGCTGGCCACCAGTACCGTGCACCGTTTCGACAACGGCCGCTTCTACGCGTTCGAGGGCCTGTACTGCTGCGACGGCACCTGCACCCACGTCTGGAACTACGCCCAGTCCGTCGCCCGGCTCTTCCCCGAGCTGGAGCGCGACACGCGCGAGCGCGTCGACTTCGGTGTCGGCTTCCACGCGGACACCGGTGCCGTCGACTACCGCGGCGAGTACGGCCGGGCGGTCGCGCACGACGGCCAGTGCGGCACCATCCTGCGGGCCTGCCGCGAGCACCAGATGGCGCCGGACGACGCCTTCCTCACCCGCGTCTGGCCCCGCGTGAAGAAGGCCACCGAGTTCCTGATCGGCGAGGACGGCGCGGGCGGCGCGGGCAACGGAGACGGGAACGGAGCCGAGAACGGGAACGGAGACGGGAACGGAGCCGCGGGCGGGACAGACGCGGCGGCGGACGGCATCCTGGAGGGCCGCCAGTACAACACCCTCGACTCCGCCTGGTACGGCGAGATCCCCTGGATCAGCGGCCTGTACGTGGCCGCTCTCCACGCCGCCGCGCTGATGGCGGACGACATGGGCGACGACTCGTTCGCGACCCGCTGCCGGACCCTCGCCGCCTCCGGCACCGCCCAGCTCGGCGACAAGCTCTGGAACGAGAGGTACGGCTACTTCGAGCAGCACGTCGACCCGGCCCACGCGGACGCGATCAACGTAGGCCGCGGCTGCCACCTCGACCAGATGTTCGGGCAGACATACGCGTTCCAGCTCGGGCTGCCGCGGGTGTTCCCCGAGGCCAAGGCGCGCACGGCGCTCGCCGGCATGTTCCGCAACAACTTCCTGCCGGACGCGCAGGCGTACAAGGAGACCTCGGGCATCCAGGGCGGACGGGTCTACAGCACCGCGGGCGAGGCGGGAACGCTGCTGTGCACCTGGCCCTTCGGCGGCGCCGACACCGCGCCGGGCAGCGGCGACCCCACCTTCATCGGCTACTTCAACGAGGTGTGGACGGGCGTCGAGTACCAGTTCGCGGCGCAGTTGATGGCCGAGGGCATGGTGGACGAGGCGCTGGCGGTGACCCGTGCCGTGCACGACAGGTACGGCGCCGGCAAGCGCAACCCGTACAACGAGATCGAGTGCTCGGACCACTACGCCCGCGCGATGATGAGCCACGCCGTCTACCTCGCCGCGACCGGCTACGAGTACCACGGCCCGCGCGGCCACCTCGGCTTCGCGCCGAAGCTGGCGCCGGACGACTTCGCCGCGGCGTTCACGGCGGCGGAGGGCTGGGGCCTGTACCGGCAGCGGCGCACCGCCGCGCACGGTGCCACCAGCGAGATCGAGGTACGGTACGGGCGGCTGCGGCTGGCGTCGTTCGCCACGGAGTTGCGCGGGGGCGGCACGGCGAGCGGCGGGGGAACGGCGAGCGGCGGCGGTACCGGCGGGGGATCCGCCGGCGGGGGCGACGCACGCCCGCCGCGGACCTCCGTCGAGCGGATCACCCGCGCCGGGCGCCCCGTCTCCCTGCCCGGCCACCGCACCACGGTCACCGGCACCCGCGCCCTGGTCACGCTCTCCGCTCCGGTCACCCTGGAGCGCGGCGACCGTCTGGTGGTGACGTTCCGTTGA
- a CDS encoding helix-turn-helix transcriptional regulator, which translates to MKHPPGPAHAPTADAAPDAAPDAAPDAAPDWRPTPGTQPTDRVQLGEFLRRRRETLRPEDLGLTPGARRRTPGLRRDEVAAMANMSTAYYESLEQARGPQPSPSILAGLVTALRLTPDERRHVYLLAGQAPPTPAEAPDYVDPGLSYTLDALATTTPALITDDLATVVAQNPLNIALFGTFTDRPGHEGNLTWHWFTSPHWRSVLRSASPQEEEATSLSYVADLRATATQRGHDPAATALVSDLREASAEFAEMWDQHRVSTLHCSVKSVLNDQVGRLDLDCVVLASPQSRQRLLMLQPVQGTETTNRLNRLHLLISDRQPTTTP; encoded by the coding sequence GTGAAGCACCCTCCCGGCCCGGCCCACGCCCCGACCGCCGACGCGGCCCCCGACGCGGCCCCGGACGCGGCCCCGGACGCGGCCCCGGACTGGAGGCCCACCCCGGGAACCCAGCCGACGGACCGCGTCCAGCTGGGGGAGTTCCTCCGCCGCCGCCGCGAGACCCTGCGCCCGGAGGACCTCGGCCTCACCCCCGGAGCCCGGCGCCGCACCCCCGGCCTGCGCCGCGACGAGGTGGCGGCGATGGCGAACATGTCCACGGCCTACTACGAGAGCCTTGAGCAGGCACGCGGCCCCCAGCCGTCGCCCTCGATACTCGCGGGCCTCGTCACAGCCCTCCGCCTGACACCGGACGAACGCCGCCACGTGTACCTGCTGGCCGGCCAGGCACCGCCGACCCCGGCCGAGGCCCCGGACTACGTGGACCCGGGCCTGTCGTACACCCTGGACGCGCTGGCGACCACGACACCGGCGCTCATCACCGACGACCTGGCGACCGTCGTGGCACAGAACCCCCTGAACATCGCACTCTTCGGAACGTTCACGGACAGACCCGGCCACGAGGGAAACCTGACCTGGCACTGGTTCACCTCCCCCCACTGGCGCTCCGTACTGCGCTCGGCGTCACCGCAGGAGGAAGAGGCGACCAGCCTGTCGTACGTGGCCGACCTCAGAGCCACGGCGACCCAGCGCGGCCACGACCCGGCAGCCACGGCACTCGTCTCGGACCTGCGCGAAGCCAGCGCGGAGTTCGCCGAGATGTGGGACCAGCACAGGGTGTCGACGCTGCACTGCTCGGTGAAATCCGTGCTCAACGACCAGGTGGGCCGCCTCGACCTGGACTGCGTAGTCCTGGCCAGCCCGCAGTCCCGGCAACGCCTTCTCATGCTCCAACCGGTACAGGGCACGGAGACCACGAACCGCCTGAACCGCCTCCACCTGCTGATCAGCGACAGGCAGCCCACCACCACACCCTGA